In Herbaspirillum seropedicae, a single window of DNA contains:
- a CDS encoding GNAT family N-acetyltransferase: MDDIHIRRGYLPGAIGRVAELHAAYYTENWSFGVYFEARIATELAAFMSRYDDARDGFWTATVHGRIEGALTIDGQHAQEQGAWLRWFIASEKLRGRGVGDALLSEAVRCCAERDIASIYLWTFEGLHAARTLYERHGFVRVEERIGSHWGVKLKEQRYELLL, from the coding sequence ATGGACGACATCCACATCCGGCGCGGCTATCTGCCAGGCGCCATCGGGCGTGTAGCTGAACTGCACGCTGCCTATTACACCGAGAACTGGAGCTTCGGCGTCTACTTCGAAGCCCGCATCGCTACCGAGCTGGCGGCCTTCATGAGTCGCTACGACGACGCCCGGGACGGCTTCTGGACGGCCACCGTACACGGACGCATCGAAGGCGCGCTGACCATTGACGGCCAGCATGCACAGGAGCAGGGCGCCTGGCTGCGCTGGTTCATCGCCTCCGAGAAGCTGCGCGGGCGCGGCGTGGGCGATGCGCTGCTGAGCGAGGCCGTGCGCTGCTGCGCCGAGCGTGACATTGCCTCCATCTACCTGTGGACCTTCGAGGGGCTGCACGCGGCCCGCACGCTCTACGAGCGCCACGGCTTCGTGAGGGTGGAGGAGCGCATCGGCTCGCATTGGGGCGTGAAGCTCAAGGAACAGCGCTACGAACTGCTGCTGTGA
- the pmbA gene encoding metalloprotease PmbA produces MSDTPFTHSQDQLKQLAQDVLRYARDKGASDAAVDISEGSGLSVAVRKGKIETIEQNKDKGIGVTVFLGEGRQVRRGNASTSDFSQQALKETVEAAYNIARFTSIDDCAGLPDAEMLEMAPRDLKLFSPWNISAEEAVALAQRCETAALETDPRISNSEGAGVYVQHSHFIAANSRGFMGGYPFSRHTISVAPIAGKGASMQRDDWYSSKRDPKKLAQPEAIGRYAAERALARLNARKLSTRKCPVLFEAPLAAGLLGAFVQAVSGGALYRKSTFLLDSLGQQVFPEHIQILEDPHVIGGVGSAPFDEEGVRTLKREVVRNGVVQGYFLSTYSARKLGMQTTGNSGGSHNLTLRSELTTRADTFKGMLKKMGTGLLVTELMGQGVNYVTGDYSRGASGYWVENGVIQYPVEEITIAGNMKDMLRQIVAVGNDTLIRGTKETGSILLESMTIAGD; encoded by the coding sequence ATGAGCGATACCCCATTCACGCACAGTCAGGACCAGTTGAAGCAGTTGGCGCAGGATGTCCTGCGTTATGCCCGTGACAAGGGCGCCTCGGACGCCGCCGTCGACATCAGCGAAGGCAGCGGCCTCTCGGTAGCGGTGCGCAAGGGCAAGATCGAGACCATCGAGCAGAACAAGGACAAGGGCATCGGCGTGACCGTGTTCCTCGGAGAAGGCCGCCAGGTGCGGCGCGGCAATGCCAGCACCTCGGATTTCTCGCAGCAGGCCCTGAAGGAAACGGTCGAGGCCGCCTACAACATTGCCCGCTTCACCTCCATCGATGACTGCGCCGGCCTGCCCGATGCCGAGATGCTGGAAATGGCGCCGCGCGACCTGAAATTGTTTTCGCCGTGGAATATTTCCGCCGAAGAAGCTGTGGCGCTGGCCCAACGCTGCGAAACCGCTGCGCTGGAGACGGATCCCCGCATCAGCAACAGCGAAGGCGCCGGTGTCTACGTGCAACACTCGCATTTCATCGCCGCCAACAGCCGTGGTTTCATGGGCGGCTATCCCTTCTCGCGCCACACCATCTCGGTGGCGCCGATCGCCGGCAAGGGTGCGAGCATGCAGCGCGACGACTGGTATTCCTCCAAGCGCGACCCTAAAAAGCTGGCCCAGCCCGAAGCCATCGGCCGTTACGCCGCCGAGCGCGCGCTGGCGCGCCTGAACGCACGCAAGCTGAGCACCCGCAAGTGCCCGGTGCTGTTCGAGGCGCCGCTGGCAGCGGGTCTGCTGGGTGCATTCGTGCAGGCCGTCTCGGGTGGTGCGCTGTACCGTAAATCGACTTTCCTGCTGGACTCCCTGGGCCAGCAGGTGTTTCCGGAACACATCCAGATCCTGGAAGATCCGCACGTCATCGGTGGCGTCGGCTCGGCCCCGTTCGATGAAGAGGGTGTGCGCACGCTCAAGCGCGAAGTGGTGCGCAATGGCGTGGTGCAGGGTTATTTCCTGTCCACCTATTCGGCCCGCAAGCTGGGCATGCAGACCACCGGCAACTCGGGCGGTTCGCACAACCTCACGCTGCGCTCGGAGCTGACCACCCGCGCCGATACCTTCAAGGGCATGTTGAAGAAGATGGGCACCGGCTTGCTGGTGACCGAGCTGATGGGCCAGGGCGTGAACTACGTCACCGGCGACTATTCGCGCGGCGCTTCCGGTTACTGGGTCGAGAATGGCGTGATCCAGTATCCGGTGGAAGAGATCACCATTGCCGGTAACATGAAGGACATGCTGCGCCAGATCGTGGCCGTAGGTAACGACACGCTCATCCGCGGCACCAAGGAAACCGGTTCCATCCTGCTGGAAAGCATGACCATCGCGGGCGACTGA
- the parS gene encoding type II toxin-antitoxin system Xre/ParS family antitoxin: MTTRSSSIRVVSKGSQGLGARPNDFQRFANMDPISQGRTIRDGMDAIIAERVARELLQIPLQTLLAGLGLPSSTILRKISRKERLSGSESDRIARVLYIREQAADVFEDEELAAEWMRRANAALGGMTPLEVLDTQPGYDRVRDILSRIAFGVAA; this comes from the coding sequence ATGACAACCCGATCCAGCAGCATCCGCGTAGTGAGCAAAGGCAGCCAGGGACTGGGCGCCCGGCCCAATGACTTCCAGCGCTTTGCCAACATGGATCCGATCAGCCAGGGTCGCACCATTCGCGATGGCATGGACGCCATCATCGCCGAGCGGGTGGCCAGGGAGCTGCTGCAGATTCCCTTGCAGACACTGCTGGCCGGCCTGGGATTGCCCAGCTCCACTATCTTGCGCAAGATTTCCCGCAAGGAACGACTCTCCGGTTCCGAATCCGACCGCATCGCCCGCGTGCTCTACATTCGCGAGCAGGCGGCGGACGTGTTCGAGGATGAGGAGCTGGCCGCCGAATGGATGCGCCGCGCCAATGCAGCGCTGGGCGGCATGACCCCGCTGGAAGTGCTCGATACCCAACCCGGCTATGACCGGGTGCGCGATATTCTCTCCCGCATTGCCTTTGGAGTGGCGGCGTGA
- a CDS encoding RES family NAD+ phosphorylase, which yields MKLYRLAKDKPGHYAAEDLSGNGAALSGGRWNPRGLRVLYTCCSASTALLESLVHMAGLMPRARYYLIVLEAPDAELRKAYVPSLPPDWADITRDPASTAAIGQHWIEEGKHLMMKVPSVVSPTDFNVLLNPLHPQMPGIKVVEKKLFQFDARLFG from the coding sequence GTGAAACTGTACCGCCTGGCCAAGGACAAGCCAGGACACTACGCCGCAGAAGACCTCTCGGGCAATGGCGCAGCCTTGAGTGGCGGACGCTGGAATCCGCGTGGCTTGCGGGTGCTCTACACCTGCTGCAGCGCTTCGACGGCCTTGCTCGAATCCCTGGTCCACATGGCGGGGCTCATGCCCCGCGCCCGCTACTATCTGATCGTGCTGGAGGCGCCCGATGCCGAACTGCGCAAGGCTTACGTGCCGAGCCTGCCGCCGGACTGGGCCGATATCACGCGCGACCCGGCCAGCACGGCGGCCATCGGGCAGCACTGGATAGAAGAGGGAAAGCACCTGATGATGAAAGTGCCTTCGGTCGTCAGTCCGACCGATTTCAATGTCTTGCTCAATCCGCTGCATCCGCAGATGCCTGGCATCAAGGTAGTGGAAAAGAAGTTGTTCCAGTTCGATGCCAGACTGTTCGGCTGA
- a CDS encoding alpha/beta hydrolase, which produces MTSFKQLAAVAAIGLVFGNAYAAGDAGVEPTTQAFLQALEAGGGKPLEQLSPADARAVLVGAQASVKLQLPKADVSEKTISADGQQIKLTIVRPAGSAKKTLPAFMFFHGGGWVLGDFPTHERLVRDLVANSGAVAVFVNYTPSPEAHYGVAINQAYAATKWVAEHGKEINVDGKRLAVAGNSVGGNMAAVVALMAKDKGGPALRSEVLLWPVTDANFETASYNQFANGYFLTKNMMKWFWDSYTTDAAKRKEITASPLNATPAQLSGLPPTLIQTAEKDVLRDEGEEYGRKLAAAGVAVTSVRYNGMIHDFGLLNVLAKVPAVQTAMRQAGEELKFRLK; this is translated from the coding sequence ATGACATCGTTCAAGCAACTCGCCGCCGTCGCCGCCATCGGCCTGGTATTCGGTAATGCCTATGCCGCTGGCGACGCTGGCGTGGAACCCACCACCCAGGCTTTCCTGCAGGCCCTCGAAGCCGGCGGCGGCAAGCCCCTGGAACAGCTTTCGCCGGCGGACGCCCGCGCCGTGCTGGTGGGTGCGCAAGCCAGCGTGAAGCTGCAACTGCCCAAGGCCGATGTCTCCGAGAAGACCATCAGCGCCGACGGCCAGCAGATCAAGCTGACCATCGTGCGTCCGGCCGGTTCGGCCAAGAAGACGCTGCCGGCCTTCATGTTCTTCCACGGCGGCGGCTGGGTGCTGGGCGACTTCCCCACCCACGAGCGCCTGGTGCGCGACCTGGTAGCCAACTCGGGTGCAGTGGCGGTGTTCGTGAACTACACGCCTTCGCCTGAAGCGCATTATGGCGTGGCGATCAACCAGGCCTATGCCGCTACCAAGTGGGTAGCAGAACATGGCAAGGAGATCAACGTCGATGGCAAGCGCCTGGCCGTGGCCGGCAACAGCGTGGGCGGCAACATGGCTGCCGTGGTGGCCCTGATGGCCAAGGACAAGGGCGGCCCGGCGCTGCGCTCGGAAGTGCTGCTGTGGCCGGTGACCGATGCCAATTTCGAGACCGCATCCTACAACCAGTTCGCCAATGGCTACTTCCTGACCAAGAACATGATGAAGTGGTTCTGGGACAGCTACACCACCGACGCCGCCAAGCGCAAGGAAATCACCGCCTCGCCCTTGAACGCGACCCCGGCGCAACTGTCCGGCCTGCCGCCGACCCTGATCCAGACCGCCGAAAAGGACGTGCTGCGTGACGAGGGCGAAGAGTATGGCCGCAAGCTGGCTGCTGCCGGCGTGGCCGTGACCAGCGTGCGCTACAACGGCATGATCCACGACTTTGGCCTGTTGAACGTGCTGGCCAAGGTGCCGGCGGTGCAGACGGCGATGCGCCAGGCGGGTGAAGAGCTCAAGTTCCGCCTGAAGTAA
- a CDS encoding alpha/beta hydrolase gives MAAPLDTIQIDTAPNPTASVIWLHGLGADGSDFVPIVRELDLSACPPIRFIFPTAPTMPVTINGGYVMRAWYDIFAPDLVRREDEPGLRASQAAIEALIAQEKARGVPANRIVLAGFSQGCAMTLQTGLRHPERLAGLMCLSGYLPLAATIEAERHAANHDTPIFMAHGTMDPVVVLERAVKSRELLTQLGHPVEWHDYPMQHSVCGEEVEDIGAWLTRVLA, from the coding sequence ATGGCCGCACCACTCGACACCATCCAGATCGATACCGCTCCCAATCCCACCGCCTCCGTCATCTGGCTGCATGGCCTGGGAGCCGATGGCTCGGACTTCGTGCCTATCGTGCGCGAGCTGGACCTCTCGGCCTGCCCGCCGATCCGTTTCATCTTCCCGACCGCGCCGACCATGCCGGTGACCATCAACGGCGGCTATGTGATGCGCGCCTGGTACGACATCTTCGCCCCCGACCTGGTGCGCCGCGAGGATGAACCCGGCCTGCGCGCCTCGCAGGCCGCCATCGAAGCCCTGATCGCCCAGGAAAAGGCGCGCGGCGTCCCGGCCAACCGGATTGTGCTGGCCGGCTTCTCGCAAGGTTGCGCCATGACCCTGCAGACCGGCCTGCGCCATCCGGAACGCCTGGCGGGCCTGATGTGCCTGTCCGGCTACCTGCCGCTGGCCGCCACCATCGAGGCCGAACGCCATGCCGCCAACCACGACACGCCCATCTTCATGGCCCATGGCACCATGGACCCAGTGGTGGTGCTGGAGCGCGCCGTGAAGTCGCGCGAACTGCTCACGCAACTGGGCCATCCGGTCGAGTGGCATGACTATCCCATGCAGCACTCGGTGTGTGGTGAAGAAGTCGAGGATATCGGCGCGTGGCTGACGCGCGTGCTGGCGTAA
- a CDS encoding MarR family winged helix-turn-helix transcriptional regulator, which yields MVSKTDKRKAAPLLDAQLCFALYSTSLSMSKLYRKLLRDLGITYSQYLVLMVLWEQDQLTVSEIGERLVLDSATLTPLLKRMEAQGLVTRERAASDERQVVISLTAEGDTLREKAVELPREVLRATESTAAELAAIKEELMQLRARLHKNTGD from the coding sequence ATGGTTTCGAAAACAGACAAACGCAAGGCGGCCCCGCTACTGGATGCCCAGTTGTGTTTTGCGCTGTATTCGACGTCCTTGTCGATGAGCAAGCTCTACCGCAAGCTCTTGCGCGACTTGGGCATCACCTATTCGCAGTACCTGGTGCTGATGGTGTTGTGGGAACAGGATCAGCTCACCGTCTCCGAGATCGGCGAACGCCTGGTGCTGGATTCGGCCACGCTGACCCCCTTGCTCAAGCGCATGGAAGCGCAGGGCCTGGTGACCCGGGAGCGGGCGGCCAGCGACGAGCGGCAGGTGGTCATCTCGCTCACCGCCGAGGGCGACACGCTGCGCGAGAAGGCGGTGGAGTTGCCGCGTGAAGTCTTGCGCGCCACCGAATCGACCGCTGCGGAGCTGGCGGCGATCAAGGAAGAATTGATGCAGTTGCGGGCGCGCCTGCACAAGAATACCGGCGACTAG
- the mog gene encoding molybdopterin adenylyltransferase has product MSAEAVQREVLRVGLVSISDRASGGVYQDQGIPALEEWLGRALRSAFEVQTRLIPDERAQIEQTIVELVDVARCDLVLTTGGTGPSRRDVTPEATLAIGTKEMPGFGEQMRQISLQFVPTAILSRQVAVIRETADHAALVLNLPGQPKSIRETLEGLKDEDGKTRVAGIFAAIPYCIDLIGGPYIETDDAVCKAFRPKSAIRPTSPAGN; this is encoded by the coding sequence ATGAGCGCTGAAGCCGTCCAGCGTGAGGTGCTGCGGGTGGGCCTGGTGTCGATCTCGGACCGCGCCTCCGGTGGCGTCTATCAGGACCAGGGCATCCCGGCCCTGGAAGAATGGCTGGGCCGTGCGCTTCGCAGCGCCTTCGAGGTGCAGACCCGCCTCATCCCCGATGAACGCGCCCAGATCGAGCAGACCATCGTCGAGCTGGTCGATGTGGCCCGCTGCGACCTGGTGCTGACCACCGGCGGCACCGGCCCCTCGCGGCGCGACGTCACGCCCGAAGCCACGCTGGCCATCGGCACCAAGGAAATGCCGGGCTTTGGCGAGCAGATGCGCCAGATCAGCCTGCAGTTCGTTCCCACGGCCATCCTCTCGCGCCAGGTCGCGGTGATCCGCGAAACGGCCGACCATGCTGCACTGGTGCTGAACCTGCCCGGCCAGCCCAAGTCCATCCGCGAAACGCTGGAAGGCTTGAAGGATGAAGACGGCAAGACCCGCGTAGCCGGTATCTTCGCCGCCATCCCCTACTGCATCGACCTCATCGGCGGGCCCTACATCGAGACCGATGACGCGGTCTGCAAGGCCTTCCGTCCCAAGTCGGCAATCCGCCCGACCAGCCCGGCCGGCAACTAG
- the yjgA gene encoding ribosome biogenesis factor YjgA, with protein sequence MPNANRGAVGFQSSEFEQEYDRPSKSQLKREMDALQKLGESLVNEPRDRVKRVPMPEDVREAILECQQIKDHEGRRRQMQYVGKKMRTLEADEIAIIQKTIDSWHGASKAETAAMHALERRREKLLADDQALTELLNRHPEVDVQHMRTLIRNARKEQAENKPPKAYREIFQILKQLQTQAALAKGEAAEQADDEQDGDER encoded by the coding sequence ATGCCCAATGCCAACCGCGGCGCTGTCGGATTCCAGTCCAGCGAATTCGAACAGGAATACGACCGCCCCTCCAAGTCCCAGCTCAAGCGCGAGATGGATGCCCTGCAAAAGCTGGGCGAATCCCTGGTCAACGAACCGCGCGACCGCGTCAAGCGCGTACCCATGCCCGAGGATGTGCGCGAGGCCATCCTCGAATGCCAGCAGATCAAGGACCACGAAGGCCGTCGCCGCCAGATGCAGTACGTGGGCAAGAAGATGCGCACGCTGGAAGCCGACGAGATCGCCATCATTCAGAAGACCATCGACAGCTGGCACGGCGCCTCCAAGGCCGAAACCGCCGCCATGCACGCGCTGGAACGCCGCCGCGAAAAGCTGCTGGCCGACGACCAGGCGCTCACCGAACTGCTGAACCGCCATCCCGAGGTGGACGTGCAGCACATGCGCACCCTGATCCGCAATGCCCGCAAGGAACAGGCGGAAAACAAGCCGCCCAAGGCCTACCGCGAGATCTTCCAGATCCTCAAGCAGTTGCAGACCCAGGCCGCGCTGGCCAAGGGCGAAGCCGCCGAGCAGGCCGATGACGAGCAGGACGGCGATGAGCGCTGA
- a CDS encoding ketopantoate reductase family protein: MKVAVMGAGAVGCYFAGMLARVGHQVALVGRPQHVEAFNTRGLRLETKAFDETIAVKASTDAAIAADAELVLFCVKSPDTETAGAQLAPHLAPDTLVLSLQNGTDNAERLRTVMAQPVAAAVVYVATEMAGPGHVKHHGRGELVIEPAAGSRDAADALVAAGVPTEISDNVRGELWLKLILNCAYNALSAIAQLPYGKLVEGPGIPEVIAQLVTECKAVAAAEGVTLADDVDSAVRKIVQTMPGQFSSTAQDLARGKPSEIDHLNGFIVARAQAHGLSAPANLTVHALVKLIESKAQ, from the coding sequence ATGAAAGTCGCAGTGATGGGCGCAGGCGCAGTGGGCTGTTATTTTGCCGGCATGCTGGCGCGGGTCGGGCATCAGGTGGCGCTGGTGGGCCGGCCGCAGCACGTGGAGGCCTTCAACACCCGTGGCCTGCGTCTCGAAACCAAGGCCTTCGACGAGACCATTGCGGTGAAGGCCAGCACCGATGCGGCCATTGCCGCTGATGCTGAGCTGGTGCTGTTCTGCGTCAAGTCGCCCGATACAGAAACTGCCGGCGCGCAACTGGCGCCCCATCTCGCACCCGATACGCTGGTGCTGAGCTTGCAGAACGGCACCGACAACGCCGAGCGCCTGCGCACCGTGATGGCTCAGCCGGTGGCAGCCGCCGTCGTCTATGTGGCCACCGAGATGGCCGGACCAGGACACGTCAAGCATCATGGCCGGGGCGAGCTGGTCATCGAGCCCGCAGCGGGGAGCCGCGATGCCGCCGATGCGCTCGTCGCAGCGGGCGTTCCCACCGAGATATCAGACAATGTGCGCGGCGAGCTCTGGCTCAAGCTCATCCTCAACTGCGCCTACAATGCCCTCTCGGCCATTGCGCAACTGCCTTATGGCAAGCTGGTCGAAGGCCCTGGCATCCCCGAGGTGATTGCCCAGCTGGTGACTGAATGCAAGGCAGTTGCTGCGGCCGAAGGCGTGACCCTGGCCGACGACGTGGACAGCGCCGTGCGCAAGATCGTCCAGACCATGCCCGGCCAGTTCTCTTCCACCGCCCAGGACCTGGCGCGCGGCAAGCCCAGCGAGATCGATCACCTCAATGGTTTCATCGTGGCGCGCGCGCAGGCGCATGGGTTGTCCGCGCCGGCCAACCTGACCGTCCATGCCCTGGTCAAGCTGATCGAAAGCAAGGCCCAGTAG